One Streptococcus sp. DTU_2020_1001019_1_SI_AUS_MUR_006 DNA window includes the following coding sequences:
- a CDS encoding methionyl aminopeptidase codes for MITLKSAREIEAMDKAGDFLASIHIGLRDIIKPGVDMWEVEEYVRRRCKEENFLPLQIGVDGAMMDYPYATCCSLNDEVAHAFPRHYILKEGDLLKVDMVLGGPIAKSDLNVSKLNFNNVEQMKKYTQNFTGGLADSCWAYAVGKPSEEIKNLMDVTKEAMYKGIEQAVVGNRIGDIGAAIQEYAESRGYGVVRDLVGHGVGPTMHEEPMVPNYGIAGRGLRLREGMVLTIEPMINTGDWEIDTDMKTGWAHKTIDGGLSCQYEHQFVITKDGPVILTSQGEEGTY; via the coding sequence ATGATTACATTAAAATCAGCTAGAGAAATCGAAGCAATGGATAAGGCTGGCGATTTTCTTGCCAGTATTCACATCGGTTTGCGTGACATCATCAAACCAGGTGTAGATATGTGGGAAGTAGAAGAATATGTGCGTCGTCGTTGTAAAGAAGAAAATTTCCTCCCTCTTCAAATTGGTGTTGATGGGGCAATGATGGATTATCCATACGCAACTTGTTGTTCGCTTAATGACGAAGTAGCCCATGCTTTTCCACGCCACTATATTTTGAAGGAAGGCGATTTGCTGAAGGTAGATATGGTTCTTGGTGGGCCAATCGCTAAGTCTGACCTCAATGTTTCTAAACTAAATTTTAACAACGTTGAGCAGATGAAAAAATATACTCAAAACTTTACGGGCGGCTTGGCAGATTCTTGTTGGGCTTACGCTGTTGGAAAACCATCAGAAGAAATTAAAAACTTGATGGATGTTACCAAAGAAGCTATGTATAAGGGAATTGAGCAGGCTGTTGTAGGAAATCGTATTGGAGATATTGGAGCTGCTATTCAGGAATATGCTGAAAGTCGTGGTTACGGAGTTGTTCGTGATCTTGTAGGACACGGAGTTGGTCCAACTATGCATGAAGAACCAATGGTGCCTAACTATGGTATCGCAGGTCGTGGTCTCCGCCTTCGTGAAGGCATGGTCTTAACCATTGAGCCTATGATCAATACAGGTGATTGGGAAATCGATACAGATATGAAAACAGGCTGGGCACATAAAACTATCGACGGTGGTCTATCATGTCAGTACGAGCATCAGTTTGTTATTACAAAAGATGGGCCTGTAATTTTGACAAGTCAAGGTGAAGAGGGAACTTATTAA
- a CDS encoding L-lactate dehydrogenase, whose product MTLTKQHKKVILVGDGAVGSSYAFALVNQGIAQELGIIEIPQLFEKAVGDAEDLSHALAFTSPKKIYAAKYEDCADADLVVITAGAPQKPGETRLDLVGKNLAINKSIVEQVVASGFDGIFLVAANPVDVLTYSTWKFSGFPKERVIGSGTSLDSARFRQALAEKIGVDARSVHAYIMGEHGDSEFAVWSHANVAGVKLEQWLQANRDLDEADLVELFISVRDAAYSIINKKGATYYGIAVALARITKAILDDENAVLPLSVFQEGQYGVENVFIGQPAIVGAHGIVRPVNIPLNDAETQKMQASAKELQAIIDEAWKNPEFQAASKN is encoded by the coding sequence ATGACATTAACTAAACAACACAAAAAAGTTATCCTTGTCGGTGACGGTGCCGTAGGATCATCATACGCTTTTGCTCTTGTTAACCAAGGAATTGCACAAGAACTTGGTATCATTGAAATTCCTCAATTGTTTGAAAAAGCTGTTGGTGATGCTGAAGACCTTAGCCACGCGCTTGCTTTTACTTCACCTAAGAAAATTTATGCAGCTAAGTATGAAGATTGTGCGGACGCTGACCTTGTAGTTATCACTGCTGGTGCTCCACAAAAACCAGGTGAAACTCGTCTTGACCTTGTTGGTAAAAACCTTGCTATCAACAAATCAATCGTTGAACAAGTTGTTGCTTCTGGTTTCGACGGTATCTTCCTTGTTGCAGCTAACCCAGTTGACGTTTTGACTTACTCAACTTGGAAATTCTCAGGTTTCCCTAAAGAACGTGTTATCGGTTCAGGTACTTCACTTGACTCAGCTCGTTTCCGTCAAGCACTTGCTGAAAAAATCGGCGTTGATGCTCGTTCAGTTCACGCCTACATCATGGGTGAACACGGTGACTCTGAGTTTGCTGTTTGGTCACACGCTAACGTTGCCGGTGTAAAATTGGAACAATGGTTGCAAGCTAACCGTGACTTGGATGAAGCTGACCTTGTAGAACTCTTCATCTCAGTTCGTGATGCTGCTTACTCAATCATCAACAAAAAAGGTGCAACATACTATGGTATCGCAGTAGCCCTTGCTCGTATTACAAAAGCTATCCTTGATGATGAAAATGCTGTTCTTCCACTTTCAGTATTCCAAGAAGGTCAATACGGAGTTGAAAACGTCTTTATCGGTCAACCAGCTATCGTTGGTGCACACGGTATCGTTCGTCCAGTTAACATCCCATTGAACGATGCTGAAACTCAAAAAATGCAAGCTTCAGCTAAAGAATTACAAGCTATTATTGATGAAGCTTGGAAAAACCCTGAATTCCAAGCAGCTTCAAAAAACTAA
- the sdbB gene encoding thiol-disulfide oxidoreductase-associated lipoprotein SdbB, giving the protein MKKIIYFGLSFLSLFLLIACGKEEKKSSQENPTTKTQQQTTVKQVAIGAEAPDFTLQSMDGKEVKLSDFKGKKVYLKFWASWCGPCKKSMPELMELAAKEDRGFEILSVIAPGLQGEKTVDQFPKWFEEQGYKDIPVLYDTKGAVFQAYQIRSIPTEYLIDSQGKIAKIQLGAISNADAEAAFAQMK; this is encoded by the coding sequence ATGAAAAAAATTATCTATTTTGGACTTAGTTTCTTGTCTCTCTTTCTTCTGATTGCTTGTGGCAAGGAAGAGAAAAAATCAAGTCAAGAAAATCCAACGACTAAGACACAGCAGCAAACAACTGTGAAGCAAGTAGCAATTGGAGCAGAAGCACCTGATTTCACCCTTCAATCTATGGATGGAAAAGAAGTGAAATTATCTGATTTTAAAGGTAAAAAAGTTTATCTTAAATTTTGGGCATCTTGGTGTGGACCATGCAAGAAGAGTATGCCAGAATTGATGGAGCTTGCTGCTAAGGAAGATCGTGGTTTCGAAATTTTATCTGTCATTGCGCCAGGGCTTCAAGGTGAAAAAACTGTAGATCAATTTCCAAAGTGGTTTGAAGAACAAGGTTATAAAGATATCCCCGTTTTATATGATACAAAAGGAGCTGTTTTTCAAGCCTATCAAATTCGAAGTATCCCTACAGAGTATCTAATTGATTCACAGGGTAAAATTGCTAAGATTCAATTAGGTGCGATTAGTAACGCAGATGCAGAAGCAGCTTTTGCTCAAATGAAATAA
- the ccdA2 gene encoding thiol-disulfide oxidoreductase-associated membrane protein CcdA2 yields the protein MESILFFISVFIAGVLSFFSPCIFPLLPVYAGVLLDDQEESKTFRFLGKDVAWSGLIRTLCFIAGISLIFFILGFGAGFLGNLLYADWFRYVMGIMIIILGLHQMEILHLQKLEVQKTVTFNQKQSSKYLSAFLLGISFSFGWTPCIGPVLSSVLALAASGGNGALQGALLTLIYTLGMALPFLVLALASGLVMPYFSRIKSHILLLKKIGGLLIVLMGILLMLGQLNVLSGILG from the coding sequence TTGGAAAGTATTTTATTTTTTATTTCTGTCTTTATAGCTGGGGTCTTGTCATTCTTTTCTCCCTGTATCTTTCCCTTGTTACCAGTCTACGCAGGTGTTCTGCTAGATGATCAAGAGGAGTCAAAGACATTTCGTTTTTTGGGTAAAGATGTTGCCTGGTCAGGATTGATTCGTACCCTCTGTTTTATTGCGGGTATCTCTCTCATTTTCTTTATTCTTGGATTTGGAGCAGGATTCCTTGGGAATTTACTTTATGCTGACTGGTTCCGTTATGTCATGGGAATCATGATTATTATACTGGGATTGCATCAGATGGAAATTCTTCATCTACAAAAATTAGAGGTACAAAAAACAGTAACATTTAATCAAAAACAGTCTAGCAAATATTTGTCGGCCTTTTTACTGGGTATCAGCTTCAGCTTTGGCTGGACTCCATGTATAGGTCCAGTTTTAAGTTCTGTTTTAGCACTGGCTGCCTCAGGAGGAAATGGAGCTCTTCAGGGGGCCTTATTAACCCTCATTTACACTCTCGGAATGGCACTTCCATTTTTAGTTCTGGCCTTGGCGTCAGGTCTTGTCATGCCTTATTTTAGTAGAATCAAATCCCACATACTTTTATTGAAGAAAATTGGTGGTTTATTGATCGTTCTCATGGGAATTTTATTAATGTTGGGACAGTTAAATGTTTTATCTGGAATATTAGGATAA